Proteins found in one Pelobates fuscus isolate aPelFus1 chromosome 10, aPelFus1.pri, whole genome shotgun sequence genomic segment:
- the TSPAN14 gene encoding tetraspanin-14: MHYYRYSTAEVSCCYKYLLFSYNIIFWLSGMVLLGIGLWAWSEKGTLSDITKVTRLHGFDPVWLVLVVGVVMFTLGFAGCVGALRENICLLKFFCGAIVMIFFMELAVAVLAFLFQDWVRDKAKEFFENNIKSYRDDIDLQNLVDSLQKANHCCGAQGPNDWDLNQYFNCTADNPSRERCGVPFSCCIADPAQTVVNTQCGYDARKKPTADKVVTYTKGCISALEAWLPRNIYIVAGVFLVISILQIFGIYLARTLMSDIDAVKSGYRF; encoded by the exons TTATCTGGTATGGTTCTTCTGGGAATAGGACTTTGGGCATGGAGTGAAAAG gGGACATTATCGGATATTACTAAAGTGACACGGCTTCATGGGTTTGACCCAGTGTGGCTGGTTCTCGTGGTTGGTGTCGTCATGTTCACGTTAGGTTTTGCTGGATGTGTCGGTGCACTTAGAGAAAATATCTGCCTCCTGAAATTC TTTTGTGGTGCAATTGTCATGATCTTTTTCATGGAACTAGCAGTAGCAGTCTTGGCATTCCTCTTCCAAGACTGGGTGAGAGATAAGGCCAAGGAATTTTTTGAAAATAACATCAAATCATACCGGGATGATATTGACCTGCAGAACCTCGTAGACTCCCTGCAGAAAGCG AATCATTGCTGTGGTGCTCAGGGCCCCAATGACTGGGATCTCAACCAATACTTTAATTGCACTGCTGACAATCCTAGCCGAGAGAGGTGTGGAGTTCCATTTTCCTGCTGTATCGCTGACCCAGCT CAAACTGTTGTAAACACACAATGTGGATACGATGCACGTAAGAAG CCAACTGCTGACAAAGTTGTAACATATACGAAAGGCTGCATTTCTGCGCTAGAAGCATGGTTGCCTCGGAATATATATATCGTGGCGGGGGTATTTCTGGTTATTTCTATTTTACAG ATTTTTGGCATTTACCTTGCCCGAACACTGATGTCAGACATAGACGCTGTAAAGAGTGGCTACCGTTTCTAA